One Helianthus annuus cultivar XRQ/B unplaced genomic scaffold, HanXRQr2.0-SUNRISE HanXRQChr00c001, whole genome shotgun sequence genomic window carries:
- the LOC118489688 gene encoding probable serine/threonine-protein kinase PBL28: MVLVTEKFFNRNLSDYLGNVNDMYILTWEKRLKICIDIAQALIYLHNEMEDKKMIIHGNIKSHKFGIDENWVAKIEDFEFAVFLPPNQKDEAMCERARFKSKYYLDPEYVKTGKLNRESDVYSFGVVLLEILCGKYADDQIFLKKSEEGLVHVARGNFCNGTIKETIDPILKEETRKMSYISNRGANKDSLHTFLEVANQCVAKTKDQRPTMTVVLNELEKAFIFQVSLPSLCVYITIGFILA; encoded by the coding sequence ATGGTACTTGTCACCGAGAAATTTTTTAATCGTAACCTTTCGGATTATTTGGGAAATGTCAATGACATGTATATATTAACTTGggaaaaacgtttgaaaatctgCATTGATATTGCACAGGCACTGATTTATCTCCACAATGAGATGGAAGACAAAAAAATGATAATACACGGTAATATAAAGAGCCACAAATTTGGGATAGATGAGAATTGGGTGGCAAAGATTGAAGACTTTGAGTTCGCCGTATTCCTACCTCCAAATCAAAAAGACGAAGCTATGTGTGAAAGGGCAAGATTTAAGTCAAAGTACTATTTAGATCCAGAATATGTGAAGACCGGTAAGCTAAACAGAGAGTCGGATGTGTATAGCTTTGGAGTAGTTTTGCTTGAAATTCTATGTGGAAAGTATGCTGATGACCAAATTTTCCTTAAGAAGAGTGAGGAAGGGCTTGTTCATGTTGCAAGAGGAAACTTTTGCAATGGAACAATAAAGGAGACGATAGATCCTATACTAAAGGAAGAAACCCGTAAAATGAGTTATATTTCAAATAGAGGAGCCAACAAGGATTCTTTGCACACATTTCTAGAAGTTGCAAACCAATGTGTGGCAAAGACTAAAGATCAACGCCCAACTATGACAGTTGTTCTCAATGAACTTGAGAAAGCATTCATCTTTCAAGTAAGCTTGCCTTCTTTATGTGTGTATATAACCATAGGGTTCATATTAGCTTAA